Genomic segment of Nonomuraea helvata:
GGATCTGCAGAAGGATCTGGTCGAGGCCCGGCGCTGGTACGGCGAAGCCATCGCCACTGGACACCCCGACGAGGCGCCTGTGGCGATGGTCAATCTCGGGATACTGCAGAAGCAACTGGGCGATCTGGTGGCAGCCCAGCGCTGGTACGGCGAAGCGATCGCTACCGGTCACCCCGACCAGGCGCCTGTGGCGATGGTCAATCTCGGGATACTGCAGAAGCAACTGGGCGATCTGGTGGCAGCCCAGCGCTGGTATGGCGAGGCCATCGCCAGCGGCCACCCCGACGAGGCACCCAAGGCGATGCGCTGTCTCGGGTTGTTGGAGGAGCAGCTGGGCGATGTGGCGGCGGCCCGGCGCTGGTATGGCGAAGCGATCGCTACCGGTCACCCCGATGAGGCGCCCACGGCGATGGTCAATCTCGGAGTGCTGGAGGAGCATCAGGGCAATCTGGCCGAGGCCCGGCGCTGGTACGGCGAAGCGATCGCCACCGGCCACCCCAGCATGCAAGCGGACGCGAAAGAACGACTCCGAGACCTTGATCGCCGCCAGAAAGAATTGCGGCGGGCGAACTGGTACGCCAAATACGGCTACCTGGCCTACGCCGACCCATCGATGATGCGCCAGCAGCCCGCGTCACACCCCGAGCAACCACACGAGGAAGAAGGACCGCTGCCGCAGTAAATGCCGCATGTATGGCGGCAGCTCCGATACGGGCATCAATGCGCACGTCACCCAGCCTGGACCGGCTGGGAGCGAGATTCCGCGCGGGGTTCGTCCTCTATACCGGGGAAGAGACACTGAAGGCCTTAGCCAATCGCGTCCTTCTGAAAGCTCGGCAGCACCCCCGATCCATGGATCCCGCGCCAGGGCTGCGCGGAGACCACCGGATCGCCATGTCCTTCAGCGTCGACAGACTGCGTACGCCAGGCAGCACGCTGGAAGAGCCTGGACGTGTGAAGAAGACATGCCCTGGCTTCCACCAGGCCCTGGCCGACCGGCGGGCGCGCTGGGCGCTCTCGTGGCGCCCCGATCGTCGGCAAAGACTTCCGGCGCAATCTCTTACACAGGTGATCCACTTGCGCGGGTACGAAAGGCGGCGAACGATCAATTCACGCCGTACCGGGGGGCCACCATGTACAGAAGCGCCATCATGACCGTGACCGCTGTAGGCCTGCTCCTGTCAGCCGGGCCCGCGATAGCCGATGACGACTGGGCCGGGCCGGATCCGGCTTTGTGCGGAGGGAGCGCGGAGGCGATGCGGGGCATCGACGTGTTCTTCATGCCGGAGGGGGTCTTCCTTGTGCCGCAGAGGGTCGCCACGTCCTGCGCTGACACGAATGACCCGCACACCGCCCATTCGACCAACTGAGCGCCGGCTGCCGTAGGTGGGCCCTCGCACATCTTCTTCAGGCAGTTCAGGCTCGAGCCACACCCCACCTCACCCAGGAACGGGTGCCCGCTTTCCAGCCCAAACCCACTCGATACGCTCCGCCTCTCAGCCGGGGAAAGGCGATGTCTTCGTGGGGGCTTTCACATCGGAGGCTCGCAGGTCAGATCATCGGACGTAGTTCTCGGTCCTCGTCACCAACTGATCGACCGAGGTGACGCGCCCCATACGGTGCCGAGGATGTCGCGGCAGTCGATCAGACCCAGCTGGCGGGAGTCCTGCGAGCGTGTTGTGTTGTCCCCGGCCACCGCGACCTGCCCGGCCGGCACGTGTGACACGCCCGGCAGCGCTGGGACGAGCCAGCCCGGCAGCGGGTCGCCGGTGACCGCGACGACCCGCTTGATCCGATGCGGCAACTGCTCGTCCACCACCCGGAACACGATCACCTCGCCGCGCCGAGGGTCCCGGCGCAGCCGCCGCGCGAACAGGCGCTGGCCGTCCCGCAGGGTGGGCGACATGCTGTTGCCCTGCACGATCACCCTCATCCACCCGATCATCGCACCCTCGCATCCTGGTAGCCGTCGGCCTGGAGGCGGAACAGCCGGGCGTACTCGCCGCCCGCGTCCATCAGTTCGTCGTGACTGCCCCGCTCGGCGATCCGGCCGTCGACAAGCGTGACGATCAGTTCCGCGCCGCGCAGCGCGGACATCCGATGGGAGATCAGCAGCCGGGTACGGCCCTCGGCGTGCCGGCGCAGGGTGCTGTGCACGCGGTGCTCACCCTCGGCGTCCAGCCCCGAGGTCGGCTCGTCGAGCACGATCAGCTCGGCGTCGGTGCGCATCAGGCAGCGGGCCAGGGCCACCCGCTGCCACTGCCCGCCGGACAGCGTCACACCGGTCCGATCGCCGTCGTCGGTGTGTGTCCTGGACAGCACGGTGTCGTAGCCGTTGGGCAGTGCCGCCACCGTGTCGTCGGCACGTGCCGCCCGCGCGGCCGCGACGATCCGCGACCGGTCGTCGAGGTGGTGGACCTGCCCGATGCCGATGTTCTCGGCCGCGGTCAGGTCGTAGGTCATGAACTCCTGGAACACCACACCGATCCGCGCGCGCAGTGCCGCGACGTCCAGCTCGCGGATGTCCACGCCACCCCAGGTGATCGTGCCGCGCTGCGGGTCGTAGAACCGGCACAGCAGTTTCACCAGTGTGCTCTTGCCCGCGCCGTTGACGCCGACGAGTCCCACGGCGGCGCCGGCGGGGATGGTCAGGTTCACCCCGCGCAGCACCCACGGACCACCCTCGCCGTAGCGGAACCAGACGTCCCGCAACTCGATGGTCGCCGGTGAAGGCGGCGTTCCCGTACCGGCCCGCAGGTCGTCTTCGGTGTCGAGGACGTCGAGGTAGTGCCCGAACAGCCGCACCGCGCGGCCGGCCTCGCCGAGTTGGAGCACCACGGCGGACAGCCCGGTCTGCACGCCGGCCACCGCACCGAGGAACAGCACCAAGTCGCCGACCGACGAGCCACCGGTGACGACGTTCGTGGCGACCACGACCGTGCCTATCCCGGTGACCACGGCGCCGAGCAGCGCGAGCCCGCTCTGCACCAGTGTGCCCCTGCGTGCCGCGGACAGCCGTGCGTGCGAGACCGACGCCAGCGACTCGATCATCCTGGTGTGCAGCAGCGTGCCGAGGCCGAACAGCCGGATCTCCTTGGCGGCACGCACATCGGTGAGCAGTGCCCGGTAGAACAGGCGGCGTCGGTCGGTGGCCACCCAGGCCTCCTCGGTGGCCGCCTCGCGCCGCGCGGTCGCCAGCCTGGCGAGCACGGCGACCAGCACCGATGCGAGCAGCAGCAGGGTCATCGGCGGCCATACCACCAGCAACGCACCCGCGAAGCCGGTGAGCAGCACCAGTGAGCGGACCAGCTCCTGCGCGAACTGCGAGACTGTGCCGGGCGCTTCCTGCGCGGCCTGCTCGGCGAGCCGCAGCCGGTCGTGGAACGCGGGATCTTCGATGTGCCGCAGTCCCGGCAGGGTGGCGACCCGCTGGAACAGCCGGCTCTCCACGGTCAGCGTGACCCGGTGCCGGACCACTTCACCGAGGTGGCCGGCGAGGTAGAGCAGGGCGATGGCGAGCCCGCCGGCGATCGCCGAGGCGATGGCGAGGAACACCGCCCGGCCCGTGCTCGCCACACCCGAGGTGAGCTCGTCGACCAGCAGCCTCGTCAGCCATGCCCCGGTCGCGGGCGCGGCACCCGCGACCACGGTGAGCGTCAGAGTGGTGGTGGCGGTCAACGGCGCGGACCGGAACGGCAGCGCGAGCGCCGCCACGCCCACGCGGAAGGCCGATCGGGTCATGCCACCTTCGCCGGGGCGCCGGTGGCGTCCGCGAAGTCGTCGAGCCGGCTGCCGGACGCGGTCACCACGCCGCTGTGCGTGT
This window contains:
- a CDS encoding S26 family signal peptidase — translated: MRVIVQGNSMSPTLRDGQRLFARRLRRDPRRGEVIVFRVVDEQLPHRIKRVVAVTGDPLPGWLVPALPGVSHVPAGQVAVAGDNTTRSQDSRQLGLIDCRDILGTVWGASPRSISW
- a CDS encoding ABC transporter ATP-binding protein, with product MTRSAFRVGVAALALPFRSAPLTATTTLTLTVVAGAAPATGAWLTRLLVDELTSGVASTGRAVFLAIASAIAGGLAIALLYLAGHLGEVVRHRVTLTVESRLFQRVATLPGLRHIEDPAFHDRLRLAEQAAQEAPGTVSQFAQELVRSLVLLTGFAGALLVVWPPMTLLLLASVLVAVLARLATARREAATEEAWVATDRRRLFYRALLTDVRAAKEIRLFGLGTLLHTRMIESLASVSHARLSAARRGTLVQSGLALLGAVVTGIGTVVVATNVVTGGSSVGDLVLFLGAVAGVQTGLSAVVLQLGEAGRAVRLFGHYLDVLDTEDDLRAGTGTPPSPATIELRDVWFRYGEGGPWVLRGVNLTIPAGAAVGLVGVNGAGKSTLVKLLCRFYDPQRGTITWGGVDIRELDVAALRARIGVVFQEFMTYDLTAAENIGIGQVHHLDDRSRIVAAARAARADDTVAALPNGYDTVLSRTHTDDGDRTGVTLSGGQWQRVALARCLMRTDAELIVLDEPTSGLDAEGEHRVHSTLRRHAEGRTRLLISHRMSALRGAELIVTLVDGRIAERGSHDELMDAGGEYARLFRLQADGYQDARVR